Proteins encoded within one genomic window of Balneolaceae bacterium:
- the smc gene encoding chromosome segregation protein SMC, protein MYISELELHGFKSFAYKTHVKFDNGITAIVGPNGCGKSNIVDALRWVLGEQRPTLLRSSSMSNVIFNGTAKKKALGMADVSLTFVNNKGILPVEYSELTITRRLYRSGDSEYLINNTACRLKDIMELFMDTGMSSDAYSVIELKMVEEILNDRNNDRRRLFEEAAGVTRYKEKRKQTLRKLDDTMKDLTRLEDILIEIRKKARSLEKQAEKAEQAKKLKIELEHLDKAYTLHEFKSIQEELDPLQTKIENAEKEKSKIAERLQELESDEERARTRLLEKERNESEAKRRVSQLSSTIRELQTDLQITNEKISNEEGVIDQYESDIEQSQVDIKELIELKESNKTKLEKLSQEKEKSEKALANSKEKFSDIQQKYTKVRHELYELEIEISDVNQKLTNLQSNRIKLESKLENSEDDQDRIDEDIARIKKEIKSAKSKLEDSRKQSEKINRQVDEEEQKLLESSQNKDELEEKREGLREQIRALKSKKDAVSSEISLLQSIAESSEAMPASVSYLIENHGNEFSLLKPVGELLQTAEEYAPALETALGDAINFIVTESLDDAIRASEILKKNDKGRATFIPLAELKNSYPVEAGSIVEHVWFDDEYSSVAQLFLGTVFIADTIQEGANLLKKSGSSAVTPSGDLITSNKILKSGSKNKQAGIRLGLEDKLNKLNKKEYDLEASLAGKEDSLDEINRDLKRIDLDSIRQSIRELQKTNRELDQQVSRYQSSIQVYEKNINDLKNRKDKLAGNRDMAIEELENLQPKQKELQKKITELDKQQKEKKETLQNLEEERAIAQNRYNDAQLKHQDLSNKTDNLERDIERAKSGIENMKSRQQSRSELLKQSREKIANYRQKITKTEEQLKKAKTQKKEADDKLSTAEEESSKQRGKINEIEKELKELRKRKEVNLELVHHLTMAKEKFEMKAEGLSDHIWETYEILMDQLTEELPAEMEPEEAKSRVSTIRQKLNRIGEVNPLAIEEFREEKERLEFHEEQITDLRDAEEEMRETISEINETATERFNETFERVRKNFKNVFSTLFNEDDFCDLVIDEDAEDPLEAKIEIRANPRGKRPSSINQLSGGEKTLTAIALLFAIYLVKPSPFCVLDEVDAPLDDANIERFSAMIKKFSEDTQFIIITHNKKTMAKAEMMYGVTMPETGVSRLVGVKLDEVETV, encoded by the coding sequence ATGTATATATCCGAATTAGAATTACACGGCTTTAAAAGTTTTGCCTATAAAACGCATGTAAAGTTTGATAACGGGATCACTGCCATTGTTGGGCCGAATGGTTGTGGAAAATCTAACATTGTTGACGCTCTTCGGTGGGTTCTTGGTGAACAGCGCCCTACTCTTCTTCGCTCCAGCTCCATGAGCAATGTCATCTTCAATGGTACCGCCAAAAAGAAAGCCCTGGGAATGGCGGATGTCTCACTCACATTTGTCAATAATAAAGGAATTCTTCCTGTTGAATACAGTGAACTAACTATCACCAGGCGTCTTTACCGATCGGGAGACAGTGAATATTTGATTAACAATACGGCCTGCAGGCTCAAAGATATTATGGAGCTTTTTATGGATACCGGCATGAGCTCTGATGCCTATTCCGTAATTGAGCTTAAAATGGTTGAGGAGATTCTGAATGATCGTAATAACGATCGACGACGGCTATTTGAAGAAGCTGCCGGAGTAACTCGCTACAAAGAGAAGCGAAAACAAACTCTGCGCAAGCTGGATGACACAATGAAAGATCTCACACGGCTGGAAGATATTTTGATTGAGATTCGAAAGAAAGCACGGTCTCTTGAGAAACAAGCTGAGAAAGCCGAACAAGCTAAAAAACTGAAAATAGAACTTGAACATCTCGACAAGGCTTACACCCTTCACGAGTTCAAATCCATCCAGGAAGAACTTGATCCGCTTCAAACAAAAATTGAAAATGCGGAAAAGGAAAAAAGTAAAATTGCTGAGCGCTTACAGGAACTTGAATCTGATGAAGAGCGAGCTCGAACCAGGCTCTTGGAGAAAGAACGAAATGAGTCTGAAGCCAAGAGAAGGGTTAGCCAGTTAAGTTCAACCATTCGCGAATTGCAAACCGACCTTCAAATTACAAATGAAAAGATTAGTAATGAAGAAGGAGTTATAGATCAGTATGAGTCTGATATCGAGCAAAGCCAGGTAGATATCAAAGAGCTTATTGAACTGAAAGAGAGTAATAAAACCAAGCTTGAAAAACTCTCTCAGGAAAAAGAAAAATCAGAAAAGGCATTAGCCAATTCAAAAGAAAAATTTTCCGACATTCAGCAAAAATATACCAAGGTTCGGCATGAGCTGTATGAACTGGAAATTGAGATTAGTGACGTAAATCAAAAGTTGACAAATCTTCAATCAAACCGAATTAAACTGGAATCAAAACTGGAAAACAGCGAAGATGATCAGGACCGGATTGATGAAGATATCGCGAGAATTAAGAAGGAAATAAAGTCTGCAAAGTCGAAACTTGAGGATTCCCGAAAGCAATCAGAAAAAATCAATCGCCAGGTAGATGAGGAAGAACAAAAGCTGTTGGAGTCCTCGCAGAATAAAGATGAATTAGAGGAAAAAAGAGAAGGGTTACGTGAACAGATTCGTGCCCTGAAAAGCAAGAAGGATGCTGTTTCATCTGAAATTTCACTTCTTCAGAGTATCGCTGAATCCAGTGAAGCAATGCCGGCTTCGGTAAGCTATTTGATTGAAAATCACGGTAATGAATTCAGTTTGCTTAAACCGGTTGGGGAACTGCTTCAAACCGCTGAGGAGTATGCCCCCGCTCTTGAAACAGCTTTGGGAGATGCCATCAATTTTATTGTTACTGAATCACTTGACGACGCAATTCGCGCTTCTGAAATTCTGAAAAAAAATGACAAAGGCCGGGCGACTTTTATTCCGCTGGCTGAGTTAAAAAACTCCTATCCCGTTGAAGCCGGTTCCATCGTTGAGCATGTTTGGTTTGATGATGAATACAGCTCGGTTGCTCAACTATTCTTAGGCACAGTTTTTATAGCCGATACAATTCAGGAAGGAGCAAACTTACTAAAAAAATCAGGGAGCTCGGCAGTTACACCAAGTGGAGATCTGATCACATCAAACAAAATTCTAAAAAGCGGAAGCAAGAATAAGCAGGCCGGTATTCGATTGGGCCTGGAAGACAAACTGAATAAGCTAAATAAAAAAGAGTACGATCTTGAAGCGAGTCTTGCAGGGAAGGAGGATTCACTGGATGAGATCAATCGCGACCTGAAGCGAATTGATCTTGATTCTATTCGGCAATCTATTCGCGAGCTGCAAAAGACGAACCGGGAACTCGATCAACAGGTAAGCCGGTATCAATCCAGTATCCAGGTATACGAAAAGAATATTAACGACCTGAAAAACCGGAAAGATAAACTGGCCGGAAATCGTGATATGGCCATTGAAGAGCTCGAAAATCTTCAGCCAAAACAGAAGGAGCTGCAAAAGAAAATAACAGAGCTGGATAAACAGCAGAAAGAAAAGAAGGAAACGCTTCAGAATCTGGAAGAGGAACGGGCCATAGCTCAAAATCGGTATAACGATGCTCAACTAAAGCACCAGGATCTCTCAAATAAAACGGACAACCTGGAGAGAGATATTGAGCGGGCAAAATCGGGTATCGAAAACATGAAGAGCCGGCAGCAGAGTCGAAGTGAGTTGCTAAAACAGAGCAGGGAGAAGATTGCGAATTATCGCCAAAAAATTACCAAAACCGAAGAGCAGCTTAAAAAGGCCAAAACTCAGAAAAAAGAAGCAGACGATAAACTCTCAACTGCCGAAGAAGAAAGCAGTAAGCAGCGCGGAAAAATAAATGAAATAGAGAAAGAATTGAAAGAGCTTCGGAAGCGAAAAGAGGTCAATCTTGAGCTGGTCCACCATTTAACGATGGCCAAAGAAAAGTTTGAAATGAAGGCCGAGGGATTGTCAGATCACATCTGGGAGACCTATGAAATTTTAATGGATCAGCTGACGGAGGAGCTTCCCGCTGAAATGGAACCCGAGGAAGCAAAATCGCGGGTGAGTACAATCCGCCAGAAATTGAACAGAATCGGAGAGGTAAATCCGCTGGCTATTGAAGAGTTCCGTGAAGAGAAAGAACGGCTTGAATTTCATGAGGAACAGATAACAGATTTGAGGGATGCAGAAGAAGAGATGCGGGAGACAATCTCGGAGATCAATGAAACGGCTACAGAACGGTTCAATGAAACATTTGAAAGGGTTCGAAAAAATTTCAAAAATGTATTCAGCACACTCTTCAACGAAGACGATTTTTGTGACCTTGTGATTGATGAAGACGCCGAAGATCCGCTTGAAGCGAAGATTGAAATTCGGGCAAATCCCCGTGGAAAACGCCCCTCCAGCATTAACCAACTCTCCGGGGGCGAAAAAACACTGACAGCAATCGCCTTGCTGTTTGCGATCTACCTGGTAAAACCTTCCCCCTTCTGTGTACTTGATGAGGTTGATGCCCCATTAGACGATGCCAACATTGAACGTTTTTCAGCCATGATTAAAAAGTTCAGCGAGGATACACAATTTATCATCATCACCCATAATAAAAAAACTATGGCCAAAGCTGAGATGATGTACGGGGTAACAATGCCGGAAACGGGTGTGAGCCGGCTGGTTGGAGTGAAATTGGACGAAGTGGAGACGGTTTAA
- the frr gene encoding ribosome recycling factor, whose protein sequence is MIPEELQLIIDTADESMDEAVKFCKKEFSHIRAGKATPSLLDGVKVDYYGSQTPLNQLATVSAPEARMLTVQPYDKSAMEDIEKAIMSAGLGLNPNNDGTIIRIPLPMLSEERRKDLVKRASEVAEDARISIRNIRRNANDEIKNSVKEESLPEDSKFEAEEKIQSITDAHTEKVDKMLEVKEKEIMTV, encoded by the coding sequence ATGATACCTGAAGAACTGCAACTAATTATTGATACTGCCGACGAAAGCATGGACGAAGCTGTGAAATTCTGTAAAAAAGAGTTCTCTCATATTCGGGCCGGAAAAGCAACACCTTCTCTGTTGGATGGTGTAAAAGTCGATTACTATGGATCGCAAACACCCCTGAATCAACTGGCCACTGTCTCAGCCCCTGAGGCTCGCATGTTAACCGTTCAGCCCTATGATAAATCTGCAATGGAAGATATTGAAAAGGCGATCATGTCGGCCGGGCTCGGGTTAAATCCAAATAATGATGGTACCATCATTCGAATTCCACTGCCAATGCTTTCTGAGGAGCGCCGTAAAGACCTGGTAAAACGTGCCAGTGAAGTTGCTGAAGATGCCCGAATTAGTATTCGAAATATTCGGCGAAATGCTAATGATGAAATAAAAAATTCCGTTAAGGAGGAATCCCTTCCTGAAGACAGCAAGTTCGAGGCTGAAGAGAAGATCCAGTCTATTACAGATGCCCACACAGAAAAAGTAGACAAGATGCTGGAAGTAAAAGAAAAAGAAATTATGACGGTGTAA
- the pyrH gene encoding UMP kinase — MAKPYKRILLKLSGEALLGEQGHGIDADILTAYADEIKAVQEKEFEVSVVIGGGNIFRGVKGATEGMDRVQGDYMGMLATMINSMALQDALERKGVHTRLMSAIRMEEIAEPYIRRRAIRHLEKGRVIIFGAGTGNPYFTTDTAASLRAIEIEADVILKGTRVDGIYDSDPEKNKDAKKFDVIEGDEVLNRRLDVMDLTAFTLCRENKTPIIVFNMNTPNNLLKVVTQSESVGTTVVWDKS, encoded by the coding sequence TTGGCTAAACCATACAAACGCATTCTATTAAAACTCAGCGGCGAAGCACTTTTAGGTGAGCAGGGACATGGTATAGACGCCGATATTCTTACCGCTTATGCTGATGAAATTAAAGCAGTTCAGGAGAAAGAATTTGAGGTTTCCGTTGTTATTGGCGGAGGAAATATCTTCCGAGGTGTAAAGGGAGCCACCGAAGGAATGGATCGCGTTCAGGGCGATTACATGGGAATGCTTGCCACCATGATCAACAGTATGGCACTTCAAGACGCACTTGAACGTAAAGGTGTTCATACCCGGCTGATGAGTGCCATCCGGATGGAAGAGATTGCCGAGCCGTATATTCGCCGGCGTGCTATCCGTCATCTCGAAAAGGGGCGCGTGATTATTTTTGGTGCAGGTACCGGAAATCCCTATTTCACGACCGACACAGCTGCCTCTCTTCGTGCTATTGAAATTGAAGCAGATGTAATTCTTAAAGGAACACGGGTTGATGGCATTTACGATTCAGATCCCGAAAAAAATAAGGATGCCAAAAAATTTGATGTCATTGAAGGAGATGAAGTTTTAAACCGTCGGCTTGATGTGATGGATCTGACAGCCTTTACTCTTTGCCGTGAAAACAAAACGCCTATCATTGTTTTCAACATGAATACCCCCAACAACCTGTTAAAAGTTGTCACTCAAAGTGAATCAGTCGGTACAACCGTTGTTTGGGATAAATCGTAG
- the tsf gene encoding translation elongation factor Ts, with protein sequence MSISAKDVKKLREATGAGMMDCKKALTEADGDFDRAVEILRKKGQQVSEKRADREANQGLILIKISDDHSKAAAIELNCETDFVARNDDFQENGESFLDVAFEHEIGSIKELLQKEIDGLTIEKHLDEMVGKIGEKIEISRVLFIESSGDLVKYIHPGNQLGVIVEFESSIDDADVAKDVAMQIAAMNPLAVVRDGVDTSIVEKELEIAKEQLINEGKPVEIAEKASQGKLRRFYEERVLLEQKFVKDNGISVKEYLEQNDAPLVKSFYRLQLGEA encoded by the coding sequence ATGAGTATTAGTGCAAAAGATGTAAAGAAATTACGTGAGGCCACCGGGGCCGGCATGATGGACTGTAAAAAAGCCCTGACAGAAGCCGATGGAGATTTCGACCGAGCTGTTGAAATCCTTCGAAAAAAAGGCCAACAAGTATCTGAAAAACGGGCCGACCGTGAAGCCAATCAAGGGCTTATTCTTATTAAAATAAGTGACGATCACTCCAAAGCAGCCGCAATTGAACTGAACTGCGAAACTGACTTTGTTGCCCGAAATGACGATTTCCAGGAAAATGGAGAATCCTTCCTGGATGTGGCTTTTGAACATGAGATTGGTTCAATCAAAGAACTGCTGCAAAAAGAGATTGATGGATTAACAATCGAGAAGCATCTCGATGAGATGGTTGGTAAAATTGGAGAGAAGATTGAGATCAGCCGGGTATTGTTCATTGAATCTTCCGGTGATCTTGTAAAATATATCCATCCCGGCAATCAGTTGGGCGTAATAGTAGAGTTTGAAAGTTCTATTGATGATGCCGATGTAGCCAAAGACGTTGCGATGCAGATTGCCGCAATGAATCCGCTTGCCGTTGTAAGAGACGGAGTGGATACATCCATCGTGGAAAAAGAACTCGAAATTGCCAAAGAGCAGTTGATTAATGAAGGAAAACCAGTCGAAATCGCTGAAAAAGCCTCACAAGGCAAACTCCGGCGTTTCTATGAAGAGCGTGTTTTACTCGAACAGAAGTTCGTAAAAGATAACGGGATTTCTGTTAAAGAGTACCTTGAACAAAATGACGCTCCACTCGTCAAGTCCTTTTACAGGTTACAGCTTGGCGAAGCTTAA
- the rpsB gene encoding 30S ribosomal protein S2 gives MPKASSVQELLKSGAHFGHLTRRWNPKMKEFIFMPRNGIHIIDLKKTEKYLQEALDEVTKLARSGKTILFTGTKKQAQEIIKTEAIRCGMPFVTHRWLGGMLTNFSTVRKSISRMEEIEKMKTDGTIDELTKKEGLMLEREREKLEQTLGGIANMNRLPGAIFVVDTIKESIAMNEAVKLNIPIVAMVDTNSDPDIPDYIIPANDDSARTIQLVTSLIADAIIEGNAEREAMKEEELMEEAAKEAKKDSGSDDDDSDGGPVKVRRRKRRRKKSGDKDSSKSDPDQDEDGDDSADEEEESAEESKTDAKKSKGKKDKSSDDKSDGDDDDSSDKDEDSAEESKSEAKESKGKEEESAKDDDADEEEKEDSDKNKS, from the coding sequence ATGCCTAAAGCTTCATCTGTACAAGAACTATTGAAATCTGGTGCCCATTTCGGTCACCTCACCCGCCGGTGGAATCCAAAAATGAAAGAGTTCATCTTCATGCCTCGAAATGGAATCCACATCATTGACCTCAAGAAAACAGAAAAATACCTCCAGGAAGCACTCGATGAGGTAACCAAACTTGCCCGGTCCGGTAAAACCATTCTATTTACAGGCACCAAAAAACAAGCACAAGAGATTATTAAAACGGAGGCGATCCGTTGCGGAATGCCTTTTGTGACGCATCGTTGGTTGGGAGGAATGCTTACGAACTTTAGTACCGTTCGAAAGAGCATCTCAAGAATGGAAGAGATTGAAAAAATGAAAACAGACGGTACGATCGACGAGCTCACTAAGAAAGAGGGGCTCATGCTCGAACGGGAACGGGAAAAACTTGAACAAACACTGGGCGGAATCGCAAATATGAATCGCCTGCCGGGTGCTATTTTTGTAGTGGACACTATTAAGGAAAGTATTGCAATGAACGAAGCTGTAAAGCTAAACATACCGATTGTTGCAATGGTTGATACAAACAGTGATCCTGACATTCCGGATTACATTATTCCCGCCAACGATGATTCTGCACGAACCATTCAGCTTGTAACTTCGCTTATTGCAGATGCAATTATTGAAGGAAACGCTGAGCGTGAAGCCATGAAAGAAGAAGAACTCATGGAAGAAGCCGCAAAAGAAGCGAAAAAAGATTCAGGTTCCGACGATGATGATTCCGATGGCGGACCAGTTAAAGTACGACGCAGAAAACGACGCAGAAAGAAATCCGGGGACAAGGATTCCTCAAAATCTGATCCCGATCAGGATGAAGATGGTGACGATTCTGCAGATGAGGAAGAGGAATCAGCTGAAGAGTCAAAAACTGATGCTAAAAAATCTAAAGGTAAAAAAGATAAATCTTCCGACGACAAAAGTGATGGAGATGACGACGATTCATCAGATAAGGATGAGGACTCGGCTGAAGAGTCAAAATCTGAAGCAAAAGAATCTAAAGGCAAAGAAGAAGAATCTGCCAAAGACGATGATGCCGATGAAGAAGAAAAAGAAGATTCCGATAAAAATAAATCCTGA
- the rpsI gene encoding 30S ribosomal protein S9, protein MAQENYIGRRKTSTARLYINEGSGTFVVNDKPIEDYFSTKARFNVAKFPLELTELDGNYDIKVTVRGGGVTGQAGAVSLALARAIDDLNEDKHGILKEHGLLTRDDRMVERKKYGQPKARKKFQFSKR, encoded by the coding sequence ATGGCACAAGAAAATTACATTGGCCGAAGAAAGACGTCAACAGCACGCTTGTACATTAACGAGGGAAGCGGAACTTTTGTAGTAAATGACAAGCCCATTGAAGACTACTTTAGTACAAAAGCACGATTTAATGTTGCCAAGTTCCCGCTCGAACTTACTGAGCTTGATGGCAATTACGACATTAAAGTAACTGTGCGCGGTGGGGGAGTAACCGGACAAGCCGGTGCAGTTTCCCTGGCACTTGCTCGTGCAATTGACGATCTGAACGAAGACAAACACGGAATTCTTAAAGAGCACGGTCTTCTCACCCGAGACGACAGAATGGTTGAACGTAAGAAATACGGCCAGCCTAAAGCTCGAAAGAAATTTCAGTTTTCTAAGCGGTAA
- the rplM gene encoding 50S ribosomal protein L13, with translation MNTISNKTYNAKPDTIEKKWVLVDAEDKPLGRVSSEVASILRGKNKPEFTPHMDAGDNVIVINAEKAVLTGNKLSQKVYFKHTDYPGGEKFTTAEDMLEKDPTSLVTKAVRGMLPKNKLGRKLLTNLRVYAGPVHPHTAQQPEIKEI, from the coding sequence GTGAACACGATCAGTAATAAAACATACAACGCAAAACCGGATACCATTGAAAAAAAATGGGTACTGGTAGATGCCGAAGACAAACCACTTGGACGAGTAAGCAGTGAAGTGGCTTCCATTTTACGTGGAAAAAATAAACCGGAATTTACTCCCCACATGGATGCGGGTGACAATGTTATCGTAATCAATGCAGAAAAAGCTGTATTGACCGGAAACAAGTTGTCTCAAAAAGTTTATTTCAAACACACCGATTATCCCGGAGGAGAGAAATTCACAACGGCTGAAGATATGTTGGAAAAAGATCCAACCAGCCTGGTAACGAAAGCGGTACGAGGTATGCTTCCTAAAAATAAACTCGGACGAAAACTTTTAACAAATCTACGAGTTTATGCAGGCCCGGTTCACCCACACACTGCTCAGCAACCAGAAATCAAAGAAATTTAA
- a CDS encoding SWIM zinc finger family protein: protein MSKENEKWMLQDFEKWVDSTITSRGQSYYKYGSVTDLEQIKKNVWIAEVEGSHLYTVDVQINDDFEICLASCNCPYDHGPICKHIVAVLFDLRNQFFESDEYGKIKPEQSLSTIDTGQTVEQELDALMSQISQDDLRAYLKEILLKDRNLRSRFKMRFSSLKEAETSDDYKEIIRDLLAPFEQHQYDDYYYDYDDQGYGDMWVDTQENYDILVDLLEKAKQYLESGDLEMAISICKAMIEEAEASMDYIYDSDGSIWGLVDSAFETLFWIAESGANKQVKNDLFEYGISNARKQSSGRGDRFNNFLDLAIAMASHSDQNKRIERLLLDCIQSNHQVNTFSGSGNYRKERLISKLIELYQTLGENEKINKLLEQHKDLPGIRTKLIEQAWEDEDLETVKTLAREGKQTSKYSGFSNNQWTQWLLKAAEAENDIKKQRKYAKELLFSTKNIDWYKRLKTLYKKEEWEKTHQSILKKIRGNQNTTWFAPSIIPAIYIEEKQWKKLLDFVRKYSRLETIREYDHWLKKHYYEELMELYREAILQYMENHTGRKYYRTTCGYFDRMKGLGGVEEAYELADILKRQYSNRPAMLEEFKNAGY, encoded by the coding sequence ATGAGTAAAGAAAATGAAAAATGGATGCTTCAAGATTTTGAAAAATGGGTGGATTCAACCATCACATCAAGGGGGCAAAGTTATTATAAATATGGTTCTGTAACGGATCTTGAGCAGATTAAAAAAAATGTATGGATTGCCGAAGTTGAAGGAAGCCATCTTTATACTGTGGATGTTCAGATAAATGACGATTTTGAGATCTGTCTGGCTTCTTGTAACTGCCCGTATGATCATGGCCCCATTTGTAAACATATTGTAGCGGTTTTGTTCGATCTGCGAAATCAGTTTTTTGAATCGGATGAGTATGGCAAGATCAAACCGGAACAATCACTCTCTACAATAGATACCGGTCAAACGGTTGAACAGGAACTTGACGCTTTGATGTCACAAATTTCTCAGGACGATCTCCGGGCATATCTAAAAGAAATTCTGTTGAAAGACCGAAATTTACGCTCACGATTCAAGATGCGATTCTCTTCGCTGAAGGAAGCTGAAACCTCCGATGATTACAAAGAGATAATCCGGGATTTACTGGCTCCCTTTGAACAGCATCAATACGATGATTATTACTACGATTATGATGATCAGGGATATGGAGATATGTGGGTTGATACACAGGAAAATTATGATATCCTGGTTGATCTGTTAGAGAAAGCAAAACAGTACCTGGAATCCGGAGATCTGGAAATGGCAATATCCATCTGCAAAGCCATGATCGAAGAAGCAGAAGCATCGATGGACTATATATACGATTCGGATGGAAGTATCTGGGGGTTGGTTGACTCTGCATTTGAGACACTTTTTTGGATTGCCGAGTCGGGTGCGAATAAACAGGTTAAGAATGACCTGTTTGAATATGGCATTTCAAATGCACGAAAGCAGAGCAGCGGCCGTGGAGACCGGTTCAATAATTTTCTTGATTTGGCGATCGCTATGGCAAGCCATTCTGATCAAAACAAGCGTATCGAACGATTATTACTTGATTGTATTCAGTCAAATCATCAGGTCAATACATTCTCCGGCAGCGGTAACTACAGGAAAGAGCGGTTGATTTCAAAATTGATAGAACTGTATCAAACACTGGGTGAAAATGAAAAGATAAACAAACTCCTCGAACAACATAAAGATCTGCCTGGAATCAGAACGAAACTGATTGAGCAAGCCTGGGAAGATGAAGACCTCGAAACTGTAAAAACACTGGCCAGGGAAGGGAAGCAAACATCCAAGTATTCTGGTTTCTCAAATAACCAGTGGACTCAATGGTTACTGAAAGCAGCAGAGGCAGAAAACGACATCAAGAAACAGCGTAAATATGCCAAAGAACTCCTGTTTTCTACTAAAAATATCGATTGGTACAAACGGCTAAAAACATTGTATAAGAAAGAGGAGTGGGAGAAAACGCATCAATCCATACTCAAAAAAATAAGAGGAAATCAGAATACTACGTGGTTTGCTCCATCCATTATTCCTGCTATCTATATTGAGGAAAAACAGTGGAAAAAGCTCCTCGATTTTGTGCGGAAATATTCAAGGTTGGAAACAATCAGAGAATACGACCACTGGCTGAAGAAGCACTATTATGAAGAGTTGATGGAACTGTACCGGGAGGCCATCTTACAGTATATGGAGAATCACACCGGGCGAAAATACTATCGGACAACTTGCGGATATTTTGACCGAATGAAAGGTTTGGGAGGAGTTGAAGAGGCATATGAGTTGGCAGATATTTTGAAACGGCAGTACTCCAATCGACCCGCGATGCTCGAGGAGTTTAAGAATGCGGGGTATTAA